The genomic DNA AGTGCGCCTGGACGAGGGCGAGCCCAAGGGCGAGGTGTTCGTGATGGAAGGCCAGGTGCTGGACCTGAACGGCCAGCCCGTGCCCCACGCATCGGTGGACGTGTGGCACGCCAATGAGCTGGGCGGCTATTCGCACTTCTTCCCCGGCATGAAGCCGTACGAGCTGCGCCGCCGCATCGAGACCGATGCCAAGGGCCAGTACCGCTTTCGCTCGTTCCTGCCACCTGGCTACGCGATTCCCCCGAACAGCCCCACGTCCGAGCTGTTCGAGGCCCTGGGCCGCCACGGCAACCGCCCCGCGCACATCCACTTCCTGGTGGCGGCCCCCGGCATGCGCACGCTGACCACGCAGGTCAACATCCCCGGCGACACCTACATCGACGACGACTTTGCCTTCGCCACGCGCGATGGCCTGATCGTGGCCCTGGAGAAGAACGTGGCGCCTGCAGGCTACGAATCGCTGGGCATCAGCGCGCCCTTCACGCGCACGAAATTCAACTTCGTGATGCAGAACGCCGCCAATGCCGACGAAGCACTGCCACTGACGCGCATGGAGCGCGTGTCCACCCCCGCCTGAACGGCCCTGCGCTGCGCTCCCCCGCCAAAAGCCGCCCCCGCAAGTGGGCGGCTTTTTTTGTTCCGGCGTTCTGGAGGTAGCCGGCAAGCGAGTCCCCCACACCACCGGCACCACCGCCCCCCCATGTGCCACCACTGCACGAATTCATTCGCCCGAAAAGTGCTGTCTGGCTATACTGAATCGAACATTTTTTACACCGCCGCCCCATCGCCCCTGCCGGAAGATGCAACTCGATCCGCGCTCCCTCATTGCCATGGCGGGCTTCATGTCCGCCATGATGGCGGTGGTGTTGTTGTTCATGCGGCGCAATTACCCGCCCAGTATCCGTGGGCTGGACTACTGGGCTGCTGCTCCGGTGCTGTGGTTGGTCTCCGCAGTGCTCTTCAGCGGCCGGGGTGAACTCTCCCAATTTCTCACCGTCGTTCTGGCCAACCAGGCGTTGCTGCTGGGCGCAACGGTTTACTACATCGGCAGCCGCCGATTCCTGGGGCATGACGGGGGATGGGCGCTGTGGGGCACCGTTGCGGTTGCATCCACACTGGTGCACATCTGGCTGACCTACGTTGCGCCCAGTTATGCAGTGCGCATCGCCATCTTCGCGCTGCTGATGGCGGTGCTGTATGGCGTGCATCTGCGCTTTTTGTTGCGGCATGGTGGCAAGGGTTTTCCCATCAGGCTGGTGCAGGTCGTGCTGGCGCTGCACATCCTCGTGCTGCTGACGCGCTTCTCCTCGGTCCTCATGGGCCAGGCCGGCACCGACATCATGGAGCCTTCACCTTTCCAGACGGCATACATGGGCACCTACGTGATCACGGTGCTGATGCTCTCGATTGGCGCCATCT from Acidovorax sp. T1 includes the following:
- a CDS encoding dioxygenase family protein — protein: MSELTQAQLLELVNTKKIAPGNARVRQLTERIVTDLFKTIDELDVSPDEFWAAASWLTRLGAAGQTGLITAGLGFDRLLDIRADEADAKAGRASGTPRAIEGPLFVAGAPTSQVEVRLDEGEPKGEVFVMEGQVLDLNGQPVPHASVDVWHANELGGYSHFFPGMKPYELRRRIETDAKGQYRFRSFLPPGYAIPPNSPTSELFEALGRHGNRPAHIHFLVAAPGMRTLTTQVNIPGDTYIDDDFAFATRDGLIVALEKNVAPAGYESLGISAPFTRTKFNFVMQNAANADEALPLTRMERVSTPA
- a CDS encoding GGDEF domain-containing protein, translated to MQLDPRSLIAMAGFMSAMMAVVLLFMRRNYPPSIRGLDYWAAAPVLWLVSAVLFSGRGELSQFLTVVLANQALLLGATVYYIGSRRFLGHDGGWALWGTVAVASTLVHIWLTYVAPSYAVRIAIFALLMAVLYGVHLRFLLRHGGKGFPIRLVQVVLALHILVLLTRFSSVLMGQAGTDIMEPSPFQTAYMGTYVITVLMLSIGAILLTTDRVRTELEHLATHDSLTQTLNRRAVMQLCQEEMDRARRYGRGPSIMMLDLDNFKAVNDTHGHQHGDAVLVHFAACTKSALRSEDRLGRYGGEEFLVLLPDTGAPAAHHVAQRIHALLHVGHPLDCQLSIGVTTWQGPTDTLDAMLSRADASLYQAKKRGRNQTCVG